One Anopheles marshallii chromosome 3, idAnoMarsDA_429_01, whole genome shotgun sequence genomic region harbors:
- the LOC128714032 gene encoding uncharacterized protein LOC128714032: MVIATKIRTSSISSNIEDSIDAKLSNMFIGSSGNKDTTTGGMVPEPIGGTVRRALVAANREDRAVVGLSESINALSKTPEDFLFCFLAASGNPANHMHQVLLEAFCFEHDIYIIKVDSAEKLSRMLGTQRIESCALLQKSWSEECNETITEAEDQLVDYCEEHWESPIKPIVKLPEK, from the exons ATGGTGATAGCGACGAAGATTCGTACCAGCAGCATTAGCAGCAACATTGAGGATAGCATTGACGCCAAGTTGTCGAACATGTTCATCGGCTCGAGCGGCAACAAGgacaccaccaccggtggaATGGTGCCGGAACCGATCGGTGGGACCGTTCGCCGTGCGCTCGTTGCCGCAAACCGTGAGGACCGTGCCGTCGTCGGATTGTCCGAATCGATAAACGCCCTCTCGAAGACGCCGGAAGATTTTCTCTTCTGCTTTCTGGCTGCTTCGGGAAATCCGGCCAACCACATGCATCAGGTGTTGCTGGAGGCGTTCTGTTTCGAGCATGACATTTACATAATTAAG GTTGATAGCGCAGAAAAGTTAAGTCGAATGCTCGGTACGCAGCGCATTGAATCGTGCGCCTTGCTGCAGAAGAGCTGGTCCGAGGAATGCAACGAAACCATCACCGAGGCGGAGGACCAGCTCGTGGACTACTGCGAGGAACACTGGGAATCGCCCATTAAGCCCATTGTTAAGCTACCGGAAAAGTAA